ATGAGCGCGGCCAGGATCAAGGCAAGGACGGTACAGACGGGCTTCATCATCAGATCCTTATACTACGGCCAAAGGAAGCGAAGGGACAACCGGTAAGACGAATCCAGGAATCCGTGGTCGGTCAGGGCCCCATCGAGGGCCCAACGCCCAGCGGCAAATCCCGCCCCGAGCGCCAACTCCCCCGCATCGGAACCGACCCGTCCGTAGAGGCGATTGCGGTAATTGATCTCAATGCCCAGGTGCAGGTCCACCGAGACCGAGCCGGACCAGTACTGCGCCGCGAGGGTGCGTCCCTCGAAATACGTCTCCGCCTCGCCGGCGAGCGTCGCCCGCAGCCCGTCAGTGACTTCGGGCAGGTCGATCTCGCCGCCCCAGTTGACATGGGGCACAATGGTCTCGTTTTCGCCGGAATCATAGGTGAGGAACGTGGTGGTGACATCGGACACCTTGACCCCGGTGCGCATGAAACGCCAGTCCTTCCACCACGCGAGGTCCAGCCCCAGCCCCCAGGCGCTGTTGCCGGGAATGTCATTGAGCAGGGCCTTGGCGGTGACCGCCACCGCGCCGAAGCGCCCGACGGCGCGCGCCGCCGACACGGCCATCGTCCAGTTGCTGTGGCTGGCCTCTTCGCGCACCCGGGGACGGCCGCTGACCGAGTCGATTTCCGTCAATTGGATGCCGCCGCCTCCCAATCGGATCACCTGCGCCCCAAAGGCCCAGCCGGCCGCTACGCGTCCGGAGGGCAACGCCCCGCCGACATAGTCATGGTCGAGCAGACTGCCGAAGGTCTCGGAGTGCTGGAAGAGCAGTTCGGGGTTGGTCAGGACCGCCAGCGCCGCCGGGTTCCAGTAGGGCGAGGCGGCGTCGGGACGCGCCCCGACTCCCGTGCCCCCCAGCGACAGGGCCCGTCCGCCGATGCCGAGGTAGTAGGGCTCGCCGGCATACTTTGTGGCTCTTGCCGTGACCGGCAGAAAGAGGATGCAGACGATGACGGCGAGGCGCTTCATGACTTCAATGAAGGCACAAAAAAAGCTACCGTTGTTCAATTTTATCCGAGAGGGGGGCAGGGAAACTCGGATAAAGTGCGGAAACAACGGTAGCTATATCAGTCGTCTTCAGGGACAGAGCCCCTTACTGTGGGCCAATTAACTGCGGCTGTGGCAAAAGTCAAACGAAAACTGGGATTGTCCCTAAAATGAGATGCCCGGGCGAAAAGCCCGGGCATCTTTGTGGACAACTCGCCACGCTCGGTTCAACCCTGTCCAGAGCGTTTCTTCAGGAAATTCTCGTAACTGGTTGTTTTATAGTGATTTCCTGCCACATACTCAACCAACGGCAGAAAGGTGTCCTTCGGTTTGTATCCTGGCGCCGGGCCGATCTTGCCCGCGGCGGCATCAAGGAACCAGAAGCACGGGAAACCGCGCACCTGATAGACCTGGGTCAAAGCCCGCTGGGTCATCCGTTCGCCCTCATGGGTGACCATGCCGGCGGTGGTGGTGTCATCGCCCCAGACTTTGACCGGGACCATGTTCTCGGTGATGAATTTGATCACCTGCGGGTCGGAAAAGGTCTCCTTGTCCATCCGTTTGCACCAACCGCACCAGGAGGCGGTGAAGTCGATGATGATCGGCTTGTTCTCGCTTTTGGCCTTGGCCAGCCCCTCGTCATAGGTGAGCCAGGTGATTTTCGCCGGGGCGGTCTGGGCGGTGTTCTGGGCGGGCGCAGCCGCTGCGGACGCGGGCTTGGAATCCTGGGCCTGCGCCGCGAACGTCAGCAAAAGCGCCACCGCCGGAGCCACCCACCATCTGAAGCAGAACTTCATGTGCATCTCCTTACGCGCGTAAACGTCTGTGATTCGGTCCCGACAGGCGGGCTACTCCCTACCCCTTTGTACAAAATACCGAATCCGGCCCCAGTAGTTCCCTCAAAGTTGTCACCAGTTCCCGGCTGGCGTCCAGCCGAACCCGGTTGGACCTAATCTTAACAGTTTCCGTCCCGACCGGGTAGTACAGAAACAGGAAACCGTTTCCTTTGTCATATCGGCCCAAAATGGCGTCCAGATCATCCAGCACGCCGGCGGCCAGTTGTTCGGGGGACAGCCGGGCATGGATGTCCAGCACCGCGCCGTTGCGGACCTCGGCCAACGGCATGGCGTTGTTGAGGATCAGCTTGGGACGTTCGTTCTCCTTGGTGTTGGTCCGGCCCGAGAGCATGACCAGGGCATCGTTGGTCAGGATCGACATATTGCGCCGATAGGCATCGGAAAAACAAATCACTTCCAGCGTGCCGCCGAAGTCCTCGAGCGTGAAGAAGGCCATGGTCTGCCCCTTGCGGTCCAGTTGGGTCTTCAACCCGGTCACCACGCCGCCGATTGAGATCTCCGACTCATCGGGCAGATCGGCCACCTGATCGGTGGAGGCGGTCGAGAACAACTGCAATTCTTCGGAGAAGGCCAGAAGCGGGTGCCCGGAGACATAGAATCCCAGCGCCTCCTTCTCCTTCTGCCAGCGCTGGTCCTGGGTCCAGGGCGCAACGTCGGGGAGTTGCGGCACGGTGGTGGCGATGTCAACATCGCCGCCGAAAAGCGAGGCCTGGCCGAGACGGCGGTCGTTGGCCGATTGCGCGCCATAGGCGATGGCGGCATCGAGCGCCGCCAGCAGTTGGGCGCGGTGACCGGGCAGACGATCAAACGCGCCAGCGCAGACCAGCGCCTCCAGCGCGCGGCGGTTGACGGTGCGCACATCGACCCGCGCGGTGAAATCAAAAATCGAGGTGAACTGCCCGCCCGCGTCGCGCGCGCGCACGATCACCTCCACCGCCCCCTCGCCCACGTTCTTCACCGCCGAGAGGCCGAAGACAATCCTCTCCCCTTTGGCGGTGAAGGCCGAGCGCGAGACGTTGATATCCGGCGGGTCGACGGCGATGCCCAGACGGCGGCATTCGCGCATGAACAGGCGGATCCGGTCGGTGTCCCCCATTTCCGAGGTCATCAGCGCCGCCATGAACTCGACCGGGTAGTGGGCTTTCAGCCAGGCGCAGCGGTAGGCGAGCACGGCATACGCCGCCGAGTGCGCGCGGTTGAAGCCATAGCGCGCGAAGGTCTCGCAGAACCCGAAGACCCGTTCGGCCACATCGCGCGGCACTTTCAATGCCACCGCGCCGTCGATGAACTCGGTCTTCATCTTCGCCATCAGTTCGGCGTTCTTCTTGCCCATCGCCGACCGGAGCGTGTCCGCCTTGCCCATCGAAAAACCGGCCAGTTCGGCCGCCACCTGCATCACCTGGTCCTGATAGACGATGACACCGTAGGTGTCCTTCAGGATCTTCTCGATGCGGGGATGGTAGTACTCGACCTCTTCGCGGCCGTACTTCCGGTCGATGTACTTCTCGATCATGTTGGCGTCGAGCGCCCCCGGCCGGTAGAGGGCGTTCATGGCGATGATGTCCTCGAAGACCGTCGGCCGCAGCTTGCGCAGGTAATCGCGCATCCCGGAGGATTCAAACTGGAAGATGCCGGTGGTCTCCCCGGAGGCAAACAGCTCGAAGACCTTGCGGTCATCGAGATCGATCGCGTTCCAGTCAACCGTGTCGCCGCGGTTTTCCTGCACCGCCCGTTCGGCGTCCTGCAGCAGCGTCAGGGTGCGCAGTCCGAGAAAATCCATCTTCAACAGGCCGATCTTCTCGATCCACTTCATGCTGTACTGGGTGGTGACCTCGCCCTTGCTGCCCTTGAAAAGCGGCACAAACTCGGTCAGCGGCGCCGGCGCGATCACCACGCCGGCGGCGTGGGTGGAGGCATGGCGGGTCAGCCCCTCCAGTGTCTGCGAGTAGTCCAGGAGCGTCGCCACGCGTGGATCCTCGGCGGCCATCTGCTTCAACTCCGGCTTGGCCCGCAGCGCCTTTTCCAGCGTCATGTCGAGTTCGTTGGGAATGATCTTGGCAATCCTGTCGACCTCGGCGTACGACATCCCGAGGACCCGTCCGACATCGCGCACTACCGCGCGCGCCGCCATTGTCCCGAAGGTGATGATCTGGCAGACGTTGTCCTTGCCGTACTTGCGGATCACGTACTGGATGACCTGATCGCGCTCGCGGTCGGAAAAATCGATGTCGATATCCGGCATCGAGATGCGCTCGGGATTGAGGAAGCGCTCGAAGAGCAGATTGAAGCGGATCGGGTCGATGTCGGTGATCGAAAGGCAATAGGACACCAGCGACCCGGCCGCCGAGCCCCGCCCGGGTCCCACGGGGATGCCGTGGTCCTTGGCATAACGGACCAGATCGGCGACCACGAGAAAATAGCCGGCGAAGTCCATGCGGATGATGACATCAAGCTCATACTGGAGACGCGCCTCCAGTTCCGGCGTGATCCGCTCGTAGCGCCGCTTCAGCCCCTCGCGCGCCAGATGGGTCAGGTACTCGGCCTTTGTCTTGAACGGCTCCGGCAACGGAAAATCGGGCAGGTGAAACTTGCCGGTTTCCAGTTCGAGGTGACACATCTCGGCGATGGCCAGCGTGTTGTCGATCGCCTCGGGCGTGTCGGCAAACAACGTCTTCATCTCGACGTCGGACTTGAAGTAGATCTGGTCGGTGTTGTAGCGCATCCGGTCGGCGTCGTTGAGCGTCTTGCCGGTCTGGATGCACAGGAGCGCCTCGTGCGCTTTGGCGTGCTTGCGCTCGAGGTAATGGCAATCGTTGGTCGCCACCAGGTTGACACCCAGCCGCCGCGCCAGTTCGATCACACGGGGTCGGACCTTGTCTTCGATGTCGAGCTGGTGGTTTTGAATTTCGAGATAGTAGTTCTCCGTTCCGAGCAAATCGAGGTAGCGGCGCGCGACCGCCTCGGCCTCGTCGCTTTTGCCCGCCAGCAGATTCTGCGCCACTTCCCCCTGCACGCAGGCGGAGGTCGCCACCAGGCCGGCAGCGTGCTGCTTCAACAAGTCGAAGTCGATCCGCGGACGGTGGTAGAACCCCTCGATGTAGGCGGCGCTGACCAGTTTCACCAAGTTCTTGTAGCCGGTCAGGTCCTTGGCCAGAAGCAGGAGATGATAGCCGCCGTCGGGGGCGCCGGGCACGCTCTGCTTGCAGGTCATGCCCCGGGGGGCGACATAGGTCTCGCACCCGATGATCGGGACAATCCCCTCGGCGCGGCACTTGGTGTAGAATTCCATCGCCCCGAACAGGTTGCCATGATCGGTCAAGGCGAGGGCCGGCATGTTGAACTCCTTGGCCCGCTTCACCATCAACTCGATCCGGCTGGCGCCGTCCAAAAGCGAGTACTGGCTGTGGTTATGGAGGTGGACAAAATCGGCGAGTTTCATGCTCTTCCCTGATGGCTGCCGCGGGCAAACCCGCGCTCATCACATATACGCCAGCATCGCGTCCGGGACAATCACATTCCCCGATTGTCAATAACTTCGCCCGGGCGCAACCTGTCGTCGGCAAACCGCCGCCCGCTGGTATCTTATGGGGGGATTCTGGTCCTCCACCGGAGACGGTATAATGCGCAAACCTTTCCTGATTCTGGCGGCATTGCTGGCCGTCGCCGCGCCGGTCGTCGCGTTTCTTCCCGATTCTACGCTCTTTGGATCGGGGCAACCCGTGATCGACCCGGCCGCGGTCGGCGATCTGTATCTCGTCACGCTGCGCCATGCCGATGACGCCCTATTCCTACGGCAGGCCGGAGTCGATGCGATTCTGCGCGAGGGGAATGACTATCTGCTCCTGCTTTCCCCCGCCATGGCCGCCAACCCGCGTCTGGCGGAACTGAATCCACAACTGCTCGCGCGCAACGTTGCCCGTTGTGAGCTGGCGCTGGATCGCGCCCGCGACGGCGCCAACGCCGCCCGCTATCCCGTACTCTATGAACGCGCCGGGCTGCGTCTGCTGCAGGTTCCCGCGCCCGCGCTGGCGTCCGAGGAGACAATTCAGACATTGACGCCGCTGGCCACCCGCGGCCCGGCGATTGGCTACGAAGCGCCCCAGGCGCCGGCGATGGTGACCCGGTCGCCGACGTACGCGCCGCTGGATTCGATCGCCGCGCTGGTGCGTCAGGACTCGGTCACGTCGTATCTGTACCGTCTGCAGGCCTTCAATGGCCGTGTGGCAACCAGCAGCTCCAATCTGGCCGCGCGCGACTGGATTGCCGGCAAGTTCGCCGCCTTCGGCTACGATTCGATCTACTACGATCCCTTCCCGGTGCAGTTTTCCGGCGCCGGGACCTTAACCTGCTACAACGTCATTGCAACCAAAGTCGGCACCCGCTTCCCCGATGTGCATGTGGTGGTCGGCGCGCACCATGACGGCGTGTCCGGCTCGCCGGCGGTCGACGACAACGGCACCGGCACCGCGGGTGTGCTCGAGATCGCGCGGGTCCTGGCCGACATTCCGACCGATGTGACGATCGTCTTTGCCACCTTCGACGCCGAGGAATACGGCCTCTGGGGGTCGTGGCATTACGCCGAGACCGCGGTCGCCGAAGGCGAACAGATCCTGTTCATGTGGAACATGGACATGATTGGCCACATCACCAACAGCAACCGTGCCAACCTCTACCATGGCTCGCGCATCCGGGCCGCGCAGGTCTGGATGAGTCTGGCGCCCGGCATTGCCGGCATCACCGGCTACCTGGCCGGCAGTTCCGGCGGCTCGGACCATTACCCCTTCACCCAGCGCGGCTTCGAAGGCATCTTCCTGGCCGAGTACAATTTCTCCACCGTCTATCACTCGTTCCGCGACAGCACGCGCTTCATCAATTTCGATTACGCCACCCGCATGATCAAGGCGTCGGTGGCGACGATCTACTCGATCCAGACCGATGTCGACAACGATGGCCATCCCAACGATGCCGACAACTGCCCGCTGATTGCCGGCGCCGGCCAGGACGACGGCGACGGCGACGGGTTCGGCGATCCCTGCGACAACTGCCCGACGATCTACAATCCCGGGCAGGAGGATGACGACGCCGACAACGTCGGCAATCTCTGCGACCAGTGCCCCGGCGACCCGATCAATGATCCGGACAACGACGGGGTCTGCGCCGCTTCGGATCCCTGCCCGTATGATGCGCTCGACGACGCCGACACCGATGGTCTCTGCGCCGACGTCGACAACTGCCCGTCGGACTACAATCCCGGTCAGGAGGATGCCGACAACGACGGCATCGGCGACCTCTGCGACGCCTGTCCGTTGGATGCGCTCAACGACGCCGACGGCGACGGTCTCTGCGCCAACGAGGACAACTGCCCGACGGCCTTCAATCCGAGCCAGGCCGACGGCGACGGCGACGGGCGCGCCGATGCCTGCGACAACTGCCCGACCACGCCGAACCCAACACAGCTGGACACCGACCTCGACGGATGGGGCAATCCCTGCGACAATTGCCCGTACACGCCCTACACCGACCGGACCGACACCGATGGCGACAATTGGGGCGATCTCTGCGACAATTGCCCGACCGCCTTCAATCCCGACCAGGCGAACACCGACGGCGACGGTTTCGGCGATGCGTGTGACAACTGCCCCACGGTGCGCACCTCCGATCAGGAAGACACCGACGGCGACAACGTCGGCAACGCCTGCGACAACTGCGACCTCGTCGCCAACCCGATGCAACAGGACACCGACGGCGACGGCATCGGCGACGCCTGCGAGTGCGCCTGCAACTGCCACGGCGACCCGGCCGCCTGTGACGCGATCCAGGATGTGCGCGACGTGATTGCGGTGCTCGAGGCCGCCTTCCGCGGTGTGACGCCCACTCCGGACCCGAACAGCAATTGTCCCCTGGACCCCACCGACCTCGACTGCTCGCACTCAACGAGCGTGGTCGACGTGGTGAAGATCGTCAACGTCGCCTTTCGTGGCGCCAATCCCGCCACGGAGTTCTGCGATCCATGCCCATAGCACCGGGTTGTGAAGTCCGACATGGCCTTCGCAGACGGAGAAGCCCGCGAACCGGGATGGTTCGCGGGCTTTCTCTTGGATCTGCCGGTCGAGGGTGACTTGCGACCCGCGGAGGACACTTGAATTACTTCACTGTGCGAGTCTGCTCTTCCCGGCCCGGCCCGCGGACTTCCTGCGCCGCTCAAACATCGCGTCGATGACGTCGACCAGATCGGGCTTGCCGATTTCCTGGAGTTCGTAGCGCACGCGCACGCACGGTTTCCTGATCTTCATGATGCGGCGCAGGTCAATCGGCGTGGCGATCACCACCGCGTCGACATCGGCGGCGTTGATTGTGGCCTCCATGTCCTTCACCTGACGTTCGCCGTAGCCCATGGCCGGCAGCAATTGGCCGATGCCGGGGTAGGTGGCGAAGGTGTCCTTGAGCGTGCCGCGGATCCAAGGGCGTGGATCGACGATCTCGGCGGCGCCCCACTTGCGCGCCGCGACCACGCCGGCGCCGTACTTCATCTCGCCGTGGGTGAGCGTCGGGCCGTCCTCGATCACCAGCACACGGTTCCCCGTGATCATCTTGGGCGCGTCGACAAAGACCGGCGAGGCGCCCTCGATCACCACCGCCTTCGGATTGCGCAGGGCGATGTTGTGACGGACGGTCTCGATCGATTCCGGCGCGGCGGTGTCGATCTTGTTGATCACGATCGCATCGGCCATCATGATGTTCGCCTCGCCCGGATGGTAGGTCAGTTCGTGCCCGGCGCGATGCGGGTCGGCGACCACGATGTGCAGGTCGGGACGGTAGAACGGCAGGTCGTTGTTGCCGCCGTCCCAGACGATGACATCCGCTTCCTTCTCCGCCTGCTTGAGAATCACGCCGTAATCCACGCCGGCGTAGATCACATTGCCGGACATGATGTGGGGTTCGTACTCTTCGCGCTCCTCGATCGTGCATTCGTACTTGTCGAGGTCGGCCAGTTCGGCGAAGCGCTGGCAGATTTGTTTGGTCAGGTCGCCGTAGGGCATGGGGTGACGGATCGCCACCACGCGCAAGCCGCGGTCTTTGAGGATCCGGCAGACCCGGCGGGTGGTCTGCGACTTGCCCGATCCGGTGCGGACCGCGCCGATCGAGATGACCGGCTTGCTCGATTTGAGCATTGTGTCGTTTGGACCCATCAACGTGAAGTCGGCGCCGCAGGACAGCGCCCGCGAGGCCTGGTGCATCACGAAGGCGTGCGGGACATCCGAATACGCGAAAACCACCTCATCGACTTTCAGATCAACGATCAGCTTCTCGAGGTCCTGCTCCGCATGAATCGGAATGCCCTTGGGGTATCCTTTGCCGGCCAGCTTGGCGGGATACTTGCGGCCGGCGATGTCGGGGATCTGCGCGGCCGTGAAGGCGACCACCTGGTAGGAGCGGTTGCCGCGAAAGACGGTGTTGAAATTGTGGAAGTCGCGCCCGGCGGCGCCCATGATCAGTATGCGTCGAGCCATTGTGTTCCTCCGTCGGTGATTCGAATGTCGGACCGTGGGGCACAGACTCTGTGCCCCGTGTCTCGCTCGTCGATGGGAGGCGTAGGCAATACGCCCCTGCTCTTCGAGGGTGCATCGCGATGTTTAGACGGCGGAGGAATACCAGAGATGCTCGATCATCGACGCGGTCTGGCGATGATAATCGACATCCGGCGCATGCGACTGCATGGCCGAGTCATGCGGAATGGTGAAGAGCAGCTGCATCATGGCGCTGTGAACGGTCGATCGTGTCGTGGCTTCATCTCCGGGCGGGTCTCAGACCTGTCCCGGCATTTCATTTGGGCGGGTCCCAGACCCGCCCTTTCTATCTCCTCCACGCGCAAGGGCAGGTCTCAGACCTGCCCCGACGGAGCACTTCCATCAATCGTCGATCTGCGCCTTCTGCAACGATCCGGAGAAATCGACGTAGATCGCCTTCCATTCCGAGAACACATCCAACGCCGCCTGACCGGCCTCGCGG
This genomic stretch from bacterium harbors:
- a CDS encoding thioredoxin fold domain-containing protein produces the protein MKFCFRWWVAPAVALLLTFAAQAQDSKPASAAAAPAQNTAQTAPAKITWLTYDEGLAKAKSENKPIIIDFTASWCGWCKRMDKETFSDPQVIKFITENMVPVKVWGDDTTTAGMVTHEGERMTQRALTQVYQVRGFPCFWFLDAAAGKIGPAPGYKPKDTFLPLVEYVAGNHYKTTSYENFLKKRSGQG
- a CDS encoding DNA polymerase III subunit alpha; this translates as MKLADFVHLHNHSQYSLLDGASRIELMVKRAKEFNMPALALTDHGNLFGAMEFYTKCRAEGIVPIIGCETYVAPRGMTCKQSVPGAPDGGYHLLLLAKDLTGYKNLVKLVSAAYIEGFYHRPRIDFDLLKQHAAGLVATSACVQGEVAQNLLAGKSDEAEAVARRYLDLLGTENYYLEIQNHQLDIEDKVRPRVIELARRLGVNLVATNDCHYLERKHAKAHEALLCIQTGKTLNDADRMRYNTDQIYFKSDVEMKTLFADTPEAIDNTLAIAEMCHLELETGKFHLPDFPLPEPFKTKAEYLTHLAREGLKRRYERITPELEARLQYELDVIIRMDFAGYFLVVADLVRYAKDHGIPVGPGRGSAAGSLVSYCLSITDIDPIRFNLLFERFLNPERISMPDIDIDFSDRERDQVIQYVIRKYGKDNVCQIITFGTMAARAVVRDVGRVLGMSYAEVDRIAKIIPNELDMTLEKALRAKPELKQMAAEDPRVATLLDYSQTLEGLTRHASTHAAGVVIAPAPLTEFVPLFKGSKGEVTTQYSMKWIEKIGLLKMDFLGLRTLTLLQDAERAVQENRGDTVDWNAIDLDDRKVFELFASGETTGIFQFESSGMRDYLRKLRPTVFEDIIAMNALYRPGALDANMIEKYIDRKYGREEVEYYHPRIEKILKDTYGVIVYQDQVMQVAAELAGFSMGKADTLRSAMGKKNAELMAKMKTEFIDGAVALKVPRDVAERVFGFCETFARYGFNRAHSAAYAVLAYRCAWLKAHYPVEFMAALMTSEMGDTDRIRLFMRECRRLGIAVDPPDINVSRSAFTAKGERIVFGLSAVKNVGEGAVEVIVRARDAGGQFTSIFDFTARVDVRTVNRRALEALVCAGAFDRLPGHRAQLLAALDAAIAYGAQSANDRRLGQASLFGGDVDIATTVPQLPDVAPWTQDQRWQKEKEALGFYVSGHPLLAFSEELQLFSTASTDQVADLPDESEISIGGVVTGLKTQLDRKGQTMAFFTLEDFGGTLEVICFSDAYRRNMSILTNDALVMLSGRTNTKENERPKLILNNAMPLAEVRNGAVLDIHARLSPEQLAAGVLDDLDAILGRYDKGNGFLFLYYPVGTETVKIRSNRVRLDASRELVTTLRELLGPDSVFCTKG
- a CDS encoding M28 family peptidase gives rise to the protein MRKPFLILAALLAVAAPVVAFLPDSTLFGSGQPVIDPAAVGDLYLVTLRHADDALFLRQAGVDAILREGNDYLLLLSPAMAANPRLAELNPQLLARNVARCELALDRARDGANAARYPVLYERAGLRLLQVPAPALASEETIQTLTPLATRGPAIGYEAPQAPAMVTRSPTYAPLDSIAALVRQDSVTSYLYRLQAFNGRVATSSSNLAARDWIAGKFAAFGYDSIYYDPFPVQFSGAGTLTCYNVIATKVGTRFPDVHVVVGAHHDGVSGSPAVDDNGTGTAGVLEIARVLADIPTDVTIVFATFDAEEYGLWGSWHYAETAVAEGEQILFMWNMDMIGHITNSNRANLYHGSRIRAAQVWMSLAPGIAGITGYLAGSSGGSDHYPFTQRGFEGIFLAEYNFSTVYHSFRDSTRFINFDYATRMIKASVATIYSIQTDVDNDGHPNDADNCPLIAGAGQDDGDGDGFGDPCDNCPTIYNPGQEDDDADNVGNLCDQCPGDPINDPDNDGVCAASDPCPYDALDDADTDGLCADVDNCPSDYNPGQEDADNDGIGDLCDACPLDALNDADGDGLCANEDNCPTAFNPSQADGDGDGRADACDNCPTTPNPTQLDTDLDGWGNPCDNCPYTPYTDRTDTDGDNWGDLCDNCPTAFNPDQANTDGDGFGDACDNCPTVRTSDQEDTDGDNVGNACDNCDLVANPMQQDTDGDGIGDACECACNCHGDPAACDAIQDVRDVIAVLEAAFRGVTPTPDPNSNCPLDPTDLDCSHSTSVVDVVKIVNVAFRGANPATEFCDPCP
- a CDS encoding cyclic 2,3-diphosphoglycerate synthase, encoding MARRILIMGAAGRDFHNFNTVFRGNRSYQVVAFTAAQIPDIAGRKYPAKLAGKGYPKGIPIHAEQDLEKLIVDLKVDEVVFAYSDVPHAFVMHQASRALSCGADFTLMGPNDTMLKSSKPVISIGAVRTGSGKSQTTRRVCRILKDRGLRVVAIRHPMPYGDLTKQICQRFAELADLDKYECTIEEREEYEPHIMSGNVIYAGVDYGVILKQAEKEADVIVWDGGNNDLPFYRPDLHIVVADPHRAGHELTYHPGEANIMMADAIVINKIDTAAPESIETVRHNIALRNPKAVVIEGASPVFVDAPKMITGNRVLVIEDGPTLTHGEMKYGAGVVAARKWGAAEIVDPRPWIRGTLKDTFATYPGIGQLLPAMGYGERQVKDMEATINAADVDAVVIATPIDLRRIMKIRKPCVRVRYELQEIGKPDLVDVIDAMFERRRKSAGRAGKSRLAQ